A window from uncultured Desulfobacter sp. encodes these proteins:
- a CDS encoding head completion/stabilization protein — translation MSFTGFSDQIDSATVVGNTSFYPEINLSAFQASYRLPGEYREDMLIDRLKLAITWANRELADWQAATAAEGIMNIREIPQDDMPAWGSPLVLLYIRAVSCKAKAFLLADYATMLRKSDAQSDAMEADETASRWHRMASDAINQIQGKTNIHAEAL, via the coding sequence ATGAGTTTTACCGGCTTTTCAGACCAGATTGATTCCGCAACGGTGGTGGGCAACACATCGTTTTACCCAGAAATCAATCTTTCCGCGTTCCAGGCAAGCTACCGGCTGCCGGGTGAATACCGGGAAGATATGTTGATTGACCGGTTAAAACTGGCCATCACCTGGGCAAACAGAGAGCTGGCGGACTGGCAGGCAGCAACGGCCGCGGAAGGCATCATGAACATTAGGGAGATCCCGCAGGATGATATGCCGGCCTGGGGCAGTCCCCTTGTCCTGTTATATATCCGGGCGGTGAGCTGTAAGGCCAAGGCGTTTTTGCTGGCGGATTATGCCACCATGTTGCGCAAGTCAGATGCCCAGAGTGATGCCATGGAGGCCGACGAGACCGCAAGCCGATGGCACCGGATGGCATCGGACGCCATTAACCAGATCCAGGGAAAAACAAATATCCATGCGGAGGCACTATGA
- a CDS encoding phage tail protein encodes MKLLSALSSYIETLPGITRDQIDAFADLGTLAPTGVDLGYGFEVGRFKYDAVIDIDRCPAQLAPLLLAGLVVWLSENDPGRDERELDDPDIDVTLGDDQTVFVQITVEFSESVEIVEDDEGLIAWDGRTWTVADVPIYVATSGTVEKG; translated from the coding sequence ATGAAGCTGTTGTCCGCTTTATCTTCATATATCGAAACACTGCCCGGCATCACCCGGGACCAGATCGACGCGTTCGCGGATCTTGGCACACTGGCGCCAACCGGCGTGGATTTGGGCTATGGGTTTGAAGTGGGCCGGTTTAAATATGATGCGGTAATCGACATTGACCGGTGCCCGGCCCAGCTCGCGCCGCTGTTGCTGGCCGGGTTGGTGGTGTGGCTGTCTGAGAATGACCCGGGACGGGACGAAAGAGAGCTGGATGATCCGGATATTGACGTGACCCTGGGCGATGACCAGACCGTGTTTGTGCAGATTACGGTGGAGTTTAGCGAGTCTGTGGAAATTGTCGAGGATGATGAAGGCCTTATTGCCTGGGATGGGCGGACCTGGACGGTGGCGGATGTGCCCATTTATGTGGCGACGTCCGGGACAGTGGAAAAAGGCTGA
- a CDS encoding phage virion morphogenesis protein encodes MAEPDLRIDTDKPSRLKLADQIDVLTMSPAQSRKLLKKIGTGVRKDTRENVKAQRTVTGSPMPPRADKKKRRMMRKMPKGMVTRLIGEHDAVVTWKNGGQARVADRHHRGLDEAFTAKKAARIYGAPNYKKPATPAQAKSLNQEGFRRRTARKRGKGKAILKRVSQKWIRENMTVGQAGLVLRLMRTDTRKGKQLWTIKVPERPILGASPESADIYLTAMTQEALQQIKRK; translated from the coding sequence ATGGCTGAACCTGACCTGCGCATAGACACAGATAAGCCGTCACGGCTTAAGCTGGCTGATCAGATTGATGTGTTGACCATGTCACCTGCCCAGAGCCGGAAGCTGTTGAAAAAGATCGGCACGGGTGTGCGGAAAGATACCCGGGAAAACGTCAAGGCCCAGCGCACAGTCACTGGCAGCCCCATGCCGCCCAGGGCGGACAAGAAGAAACGTCGGATGATGCGCAAGATGCCCAAAGGCATGGTCACGCGGTTAATCGGAGAGCATGACGCTGTGGTGACTTGGAAAAACGGCGGGCAGGCCAGGGTTGCAGACCGTCACCATCGTGGCCTTGATGAAGCATTCACCGCAAAGAAAGCCGCCCGGATATACGGGGCCCCGAATTATAAAAAACCTGCCACACCGGCCCAGGCCAAATCACTGAACCAGGAAGGATTCCGGCGGCGGACCGCCAGGAAGCGTGGCAAAGGCAAGGCCATATTAAAACGGGTGTCGCAAAAGTGGATCCGGGAAAACATGACCGTCGGCCAGGCCGGCCTGGTCCTGCGGCTGATGCGGACCGATACCCGGAAAGGGAAACAACTGTGGACGATCAAGGTACCTGAACGGCCTATCCTTGGGGCGTCTCCGGAATCAGCAGATATCTATTTGACTGCCATGACCCAGGAGGCGTTGCAGCAAATTAAACGGAAATAA
- a CDS encoding DUF2586 domain-containing protein has product MALGTIQINRLNLFQGELSDVEMHFLFIGLGTTNAGSVLSMSQETDLDNDLGSGDSVLKTQVQAAMNNGGQNWSASVMPIAAETDWEDAVDYAMEVTSCEAIVLTDEITSGTDIEAMQTKANNIMATYMRPVFFMCAVRGCDAATETWAAYTTAMAAITDGIAADSVAVVPYLWGHDLGTLAGRLCNASVTVADSPMRVATGALSGTWSDKPVDSAGTAISMAYLKTLDDNRFSVPQWYPDYDGMYWGDCNMLDVDAGDYQVVEHLRVINKCIRQIRPLVIARIGDRRLNSTPASIAENKTYFMRPLRAMAKSVTINGMTFPGEIRPPESDSIVISWTDNETVVIYITARPYTCPKKITVNLALDLSTE; this is encoded by the coding sequence ATGGCACTTGGAACCATACAGATCAACCGGCTGAACCTTTTCCAGGGGGAATTGTCCGATGTTGAGATGCATTTTTTGTTTATTGGACTTGGCACCACCAATGCAGGCAGTGTGCTTTCCATGTCCCAGGAAACGGATCTGGATAACGACCTTGGGTCGGGTGATTCCGTTTTGAAAACCCAGGTGCAGGCGGCCATGAATAACGGCGGTCAGAACTGGTCCGCAAGTGTGATGCCCATTGCGGCGGAAACTGACTGGGAGGATGCCGTTGATTATGCCATGGAGGTAACGTCATGTGAAGCCATTGTCCTGACCGATGAGATCACCTCCGGGACGGACATTGAAGCCATGCAGACCAAGGCGAATAACATCATGGCCACCTACATGCGCCCTGTTTTCTTTATGTGTGCGGTGCGCGGGTGTGATGCGGCAACAGAAACATGGGCGGCATATACCACGGCCATGGCGGCCATTACCGATGGGATTGCCGCGGATTCCGTGGCCGTTGTCCCGTATCTGTGGGGGCATGATCTTGGCACCCTGGCAGGACGCCTGTGTAATGCATCCGTGACCGTTGCGGATTCTCCCATGCGGGTGGCCACCGGCGCATTGTCCGGGACATGGTCTGACAAGCCCGTTGACAGTGCCGGGACGGCCATTTCCATGGCCTACCTCAAAACGTTGGATGATAACCGTTTTTCTGTGCCCCAGTGGTACCCGGATTACGACGGCATGTACTGGGGGGATTGCAACATGCTGGATGTGGATGCCGGGGATTACCAGGTGGTGGAGCACCTGCGGGTAATCAATAAATGTATTCGGCAAATCCGGCCCCTTGTTATTGCCAGGATCGGTGACCGCCGGCTGAATTCCACCCCGGCATCCATCGCAGAGAATAAAACCTATTTCATGCGGCCGTTACGGGCCATGGCCAAGAGCGTGACCATCAACGGGATGACATTCCCGGGGGAGATCCGCCCGCCGGAAAGTGACTCCATCGTGATCTCCTGGACGGACAACGAAACCGTTGTGATTTACATCACGGCCCGGCCCTATACATGTCCCAAAAAGATCACCGTCAATCTGGCCCTGGATCTGTCCACGGAATAA
- a CDS encoding phage protein produces the protein MKRISSSAFNMSIGDFAKMRVEKATLKIDDGRKVVKDGGVPNGFVDGEVSADGELELDATAMGILAAEATSKGSWQDIEPVDIVFYAKGTNEEEKVEAFGCLLNLTDIVEYDPGSDKKSITKVSFEVTSPDFVRINEVPYLSPARTENIVAE, from the coding sequence TTGAAACGAATCAGTTCTAGCGCATTTAATATGAGCATCGGCGATTTTGCAAAGATGCGGGTTGAAAAGGCCACATTAAAAATTGATGACGGCCGCAAGGTGGTCAAAGACGGCGGGGTTCCCAACGGCTTTGTTGACGGTGAAGTCAGTGCAGACGGCGAACTTGAACTTGATGCCACGGCCATGGGCATTCTGGCTGCGGAAGCGACGAGCAAAGGATCATGGCAGGACATCGAACCTGTTGATATTGTCTTTTATGCCAAGGGCACGAACGAGGAGGAAAAGGTGGAAGCGTTCGGCTGCCTGCTTAACCTGACCGACATCGTTGAATATGACCCCGGCAGCGATAAAAAATCCATCACAAAGGTATCCTTTGAAGTAACGTCGCCGGATTTTGTGCGAATCAATGAGGTGCCGTACCTATCGCCTGCACGAACCGAAAATATTGTGGCTGAATAA
- a CDS encoding TraR/DksA C4-type zinc finger protein, whose product MADFADRASDTEAEFTARGIRMARAAISTGSGLTHCENCGEEIPERRRLCVPCCRLCVECQAQAEIKNKGV is encoded by the coding sequence ATGGCGGATTTCGCAGACAGAGCATCTGATACGGAAGCTGAATTCACGGCCCGGGGCATCCGGATGGCCCGGGCCGCTATCTCAACTGGATCCGGTTTGACTCATTGTGAAAATTGCGGGGAAGAGATCCCAGAGCGCAGGCGGTTGTGTGTCCCATGCTGCCGGTTATGCGTTGAGTGCCAGGCTCAAGCAGAAATAAAGAATAAAGGGGTGTGA
- a CDS encoding glycoside hydrolase family protein: MEYAKLKSMLIEHEGIRLKPYRCTAGKLTIGVGHNLDDVGISKQEAMILLDNDIESVIDDLRSIFDIFDSLPSNVQLVLSDMRFQLGPKGFRGFRMMIKAVKAADWPEMIRQMKDSSWYVQTPNRANRLIRLVEGLV; encoded by the coding sequence ATGGAATATGCAAAATTAAAAAGCATGCTCATAGAGCATGAGGGTATCAGATTAAAACCGTATCGTTGTACAGCTGGAAAACTAACCATTGGTGTCGGGCACAACCTTGATGATGTGGGCATATCAAAGCAAGAGGCTATGATCTTATTGGACAATGACATCGAATCCGTAATTGATGACCTTCGATCTATTTTTGACATTTTTGACTCACTACCTTCCAATGTCCAGCTGGTTCTTTCAGATATGCGTTTCCAGCTTGGGCCAAAAGGATTTCGCGGTTTCCGTATGATGATCAAGGCGGTTAAAGCGGCAGACTGGCCGGAGATGATCAGGCAAATGAAAGATTCATCATGGTACGTCCAGACCCCAAACAGGGCGAACAGATTAATCCGCTTGGTTGAGGGGCTTGTTTAA
- a CDS encoding putative phage tail assembly chaperone, with the protein MSEKTDVTLKINGTALKFSVGSDDQERLIDELKTDSKVAPMHNFLTRTVTQESKEDLKPFLKMPSAVMQIGEKVVESSTPAIKITVGE; encoded by the coding sequence ATGTCTGAAAAGACGGATGTAACACTCAAAATCAACGGTACCGCGTTAAAGTTCAGCGTGGGGAGTGATGACCAGGAACGGCTGATTGATGAACTCAAAACGGACAGTAAGGTTGCCCCCATGCATAATTTTTTAACGCGCACGGTGACCCAGGAGAGCAAAGAGGATTTGAAACCGTTTTTAAAAATGCCTTCTGCAGTGATGCAGATTGGTGAAAAGGTCGTGGAATCGTCCACCCCTGCCATTAAAATCACCGTGGGGGAGTAG
- a CDS encoding phage tail tape measure protein produces MATKLEKLMFSISLLDRVSGPAGRIKKTLGGLTSSASAGFAKIAAGGAGVAAAGYTLHSMVAPANEFNMAIGEVRSLDVAQGSLNALSDSAVAFSIKYGESATDFIRSSYDIQSAIAGLEGDDLARFTNASNILAKGTKSDAATITDYMGTMYGIFKEGADSMGKAQWVEQLTGQTATAVKMFKTTGSEMAGAFTSLGAEARSAGISQAEQIAVLGQLQATMSGSEAGTKYKAFISGVGGAQEELGLKFTDSAGRMLGVTTIMDKLKGKFGETLDVAESDALKKAFGSDEAVGMIKLLMADTAGLKNNIQAIGEVKGMEQAQKMASSMVDPFQRWSQGVNAVRIGLGQALLPIITPFVEKMAEGAGVIYNWTKEFPNLTRWIGYGVVTITGITAAVATFAAIGGVAALVTTGWSFSVGIASKVIAAFRWVLTAARTSMLFLNTAMWANPVGLIVLGIVALTAAVAGVIYYWDDLKATFLDSKWAKGTIEWVHKIIDKITDLGGVWDAVKGKLSWLPGFGDDSKTNDIPKTSPSLEAPRTASIPPGGASRSIANAVTDNSTQTESRTVNVGQVVTSRPINSQEIGNQLWMGA; encoded by the coding sequence ATGGCAACAAAGCTTGAAAAATTGATGTTTTCCATCTCGTTGCTGGACCGAGTTTCCGGTCCGGCCGGGAGAATCAAGAAAACACTTGGTGGGCTTACCAGTTCTGCCAGTGCCGGCTTTGCGAAAATTGCCGCCGGCGGCGCTGGTGTGGCGGCTGCCGGGTATACGCTGCATTCCATGGTTGCCCCTGCCAATGAATTTAATATGGCCATTGGTGAGGTGCGCAGCTTGGATGTGGCCCAGGGAAGCCTCAACGCATTATCTGATTCCGCGGTTGCCTTTTCTATTAAATACGGAGAATCCGCGACTGATTTCATCAGGTCGTCCTATGATATCCAGTCTGCTATCGCCGGGTTGGAGGGCGATGACCTGGCACGGTTCACGAATGCCTCAAACATCCTGGCAAAGGGCACAAAATCTGATGCCGCAACCATTACCGACTATATGGGCACGATGTATGGCATTTTTAAAGAGGGTGCCGACAGCATGGGAAAGGCCCAGTGGGTTGAGCAGCTTACAGGGCAGACGGCAACGGCGGTAAAGATGTTTAAAACGACCGGTTCAGAGATGGCCGGGGCGTTTACTTCCCTGGGCGCCGAGGCCAGGTCCGCAGGGATTTCCCAGGCAGAACAGATTGCCGTTCTCGGGCAACTGCAGGCGACGATGTCCGGCTCAGAGGCTGGTACAAAATATAAGGCATTCATTTCAGGCGTCGGCGGGGCCCAGGAGGAATTAGGCCTTAAGTTTACCGATTCAGCAGGTCGCATGCTTGGCGTCACAACGATTATGGACAAACTTAAGGGCAAATTCGGTGAGACCCTGGACGTGGCTGAATCCGATGCATTGAAAAAAGCGTTCGGATCCGATGAAGCGGTAGGCATGATTAAGCTTTTGATGGCTGATACGGCAGGGCTGAAAAACAACATTCAGGCTATTGGCGAAGTCAAAGGCATGGAACAGGCCCAAAAAATGGCGTCTTCTATGGTGGATCCGTTCCAGCGATGGAGCCAGGGGGTAAATGCTGTGCGAATCGGCCTTGGCCAGGCGCTTTTACCTATAATCACACCTTTTGTTGAGAAAATGGCCGAAGGGGCTGGTGTCATTTACAATTGGACCAAGGAATTCCCGAACCTTACCCGGTGGATCGGATACGGTGTTGTGACGATAACCGGCATTACGGCTGCGGTTGCTACATTTGCAGCCATCGGCGGTGTCGCTGCCCTTGTTACTACGGGGTGGAGTTTTTCAGTCGGCATTGCATCAAAAGTAATCGCGGCTTTTAGATGGGTGTTAACAGCCGCCAGGACAAGTATGCTTTTTCTCAATACTGCCATGTGGGCAAATCCAGTCGGGTTGATTGTGCTTGGCATTGTGGCACTGACTGCTGCCGTTGCCGGTGTGATTTATTATTGGGACGACCTGAAGGCGACATTTCTGGATTCAAAATGGGCCAAGGGCACTATCGAATGGGTGCATAAAATCATTGATAAAATAACCGACCTGGGCGGTGTGTGGGATGCTGTAAAGGGAAAGCTGTCGTGGCTGCCAGGCTTTGGAGATGACAGCAAAACGAACGATATTCCCAAAACATCACCGTCACTTGAGGCCCCGCGGACCGCTTCGATACCGCCAGGCGGGGCGAGCCGGTCCATTGCCAATGCCGTTACGGATAACAGCACACAGACTGAATCCAGGACTGTGAATGTCGGGCAGGTTGTTACCAGCAGGCCAATCAACTCCCAGGAAATCGGCAACCAATTGTGGATGGGGGCCTGA
- a CDS encoding DUF2590 family protein encodes MADDSKYLDLTVTEDDLTLDVGGNVEACTDRDVIAQDLVHMIREKGFLPPLVANRNRDIIDQAIVNITLAVDNDYRIVPGSANIEEGEAGTFYLIADTIDFDSIYLELG; translated from the coding sequence ATGGCAGACGACAGCAAATATTTAGACCTTACCGTTACTGAGGATGATCTGACGCTTGATGTTGGTGGAAATGTAGAGGCATGCACGGATAGAGACGTCATCGCACAGGATTTGGTCCACATGATCCGTGAAAAAGGTTTTTTACCTCCACTTGTGGCAAACCGGAACCGGGATATCATTGACCAGGCAATTGTCAACATCACCCTCGCCGTTGACAATGACTACCGTATTGTCCCGGGATCGGCGAACATTGAAGAAGGTGAAGCAGGCACGTTTTACCTGATTGCGGATACCATTGATTTTGACTCTATTTACCTGGAATTAGGATAA
- a CDS encoding baseplate J/gp47 family protein, with translation MAENSDIFENMLSDASIPTTEAGLKAKWDEIAADADIKISNDSAYSPFWRLISAIVTAPAKWLVDLLIQFVLPNAFLKYATGAWLDLFAWGRDLERKDATAVTGDILFTRDSSGGNLVIEAGILIATPAINDTVYRLVVSEDTMIPDGTLSAYIPVVGENAGAAYNLGSGYYSVLPEAISGIESVINESDWIKTEGADEESDEALRLRCRNQFSAVGQYHHDAAYRADIATFAGIRTDYIKFEHDAPRGPGSANAYIMIDSGAPAQAFIDDINDYISTQGHHGHGDDMLCMVMPTTAYALEVTVYYDTNLADEAVTALETQVENIIRYVFRENQAYAGKNITRTLSLERFSFSKLDQELHNLLDDLMSIKFSLSDIVPTDIDLPVLSSLTITMEAVS, from the coding sequence ATGGCGGAAAATAGTGATATTTTTGAGAATATGCTTTCAGATGCGAGCATACCAACCACCGAGGCGGGGCTCAAGGCGAAGTGGGACGAAATAGCGGCTGACGCTGACATCAAAATTTCAAATGATTCAGCTTACAGCCCGTTTTGGCGTTTGATTTCAGCCATCGTGACTGCGCCGGCCAAGTGGCTTGTCGACCTGCTGATTCAGTTTGTTTTGCCCAACGCGTTTTTAAAATATGCGACCGGAGCATGGCTTGACCTCTTTGCATGGGGGCGGGACCTGGAGCGCAAGGACGCAACTGCCGTTACCGGCGATATTCTTTTCACTCGGGATTCATCCGGTGGGAACTTGGTGATTGAAGCCGGCATCCTTATTGCCACACCGGCAATCAACGATACGGTATACCGGCTGGTGGTATCCGAGGACACGATGATACCGGACGGGACACTTTCCGCTTATATACCTGTTGTGGGGGAGAATGCCGGGGCGGCTTACAATCTTGGTTCAGGGTATTATTCAGTGTTGCCTGAAGCAATATCCGGGATTGAGTCCGTCATCAATGAAAGCGATTGGATTAAAACAGAAGGGGCGGACGAAGAGAGCGATGAGGCGCTGCGTCTGAGGTGCCGGAATCAATTTTCCGCCGTTGGACAATACCACCATGACGCGGCCTACCGGGCAGACATTGCAACGTTTGCAGGTATCCGGACAGACTATATTAAATTTGAGCATGACGCCCCCAGGGGCCCGGGCTCGGCCAACGCATATATCATGATTGACTCCGGAGCACCTGCCCAGGCATTTATTGACGATATCAATGATTACATCTCAACCCAGGGGCACCACGGCCATGGCGATGATATGCTGTGCATGGTAATGCCGACAACAGCCTATGCGCTTGAGGTTACCGTGTATTATGACACCAACCTGGCAGATGAAGCTGTGACCGCATTGGAAACGCAAGTTGAAAATATTATCCGGTATGTGTTCCGGGAGAACCAGGCATATGCCGGCAAAAATATTACCCGGACGCTTTCCCTTGAGCGATTCAGTTTTTCAAAACTTGATCAGGAGCTTCACAACCTGCTTGATGATTTAATGAGTATCAAGTTTTCACTGTCAGACATCGTTCCTACGGATATTGACTTGCCTGTGCTCTCATCCCTGACAATCACCATGGAGGCCGTATCATGA
- a CDS encoding phage tail protein, which translates to MTVSTDPPEITMPIWLNKGQAEKLALVSYSWFCKLRDWAMWPIQQLDPDICTEKVLDVIAWGRDIDRFVGEPLYLYRLRVKYAYVNAKDAGSVYGFKRIFERLGIGYVEIEERIDGQDWDVVAIRMSDNQLSENQSLLEQLIRHYGRTCRRYGWKIIDSLPVEVQVADVSNESITEVAQVAQ; encoded by the coding sequence ATGACCGTTTCAACCGATCCCCCTGAAATCACCATGCCGATATGGCTTAACAAAGGACAGGCTGAAAAACTGGCGCTTGTCTCTTATAGCTGGTTCTGCAAACTTCGGGATTGGGCCATGTGGCCTATACAGCAGCTGGACCCTGATATTTGCACGGAAAAGGTGCTCGATGTTATTGCCTGGGGCCGGGACATTGACAGGTTCGTGGGGGAACCGCTCTACCTATATCGTTTGCGTGTTAAATATGCCTATGTCAATGCAAAGGATGCAGGCAGCGTATATGGCTTCAAACGCATTTTCGAACGGCTTGGCATAGGGTATGTGGAAATCGAAGAACGGATAGACGGCCAGGACTGGGATGTCGTTGCCATCCGTATGTCAGACAACCAGCTATCAGAAAATCAATCCCTGCTGGAACAATTGATCCGACATTACGGCCGTACATGCCGGCGTTACGGCTGGAAAATAATCGATTCGCTTCCGGTTGAAGTGCAGGTCGCGGACGTTTCAAACGAATCTATAACGGAAGTGGCTCAGGTCGCGCAATAG
- a CDS encoding phage tail protein: MASVITTAGATRMNELAGNESALVIDRMVLALIPDLDTSVADPDQQLPDAGYIVHTYDIPADYKGYVAPDQVVYSMILGTDVGDFSFNWIGMLEAVTDTVISVTVTPESSKWATDLATNTTGNNITRNVILSYQDAKNLTGITVAAETWQFDYQAELNNHITGIIDPTQEGVDPLHVTNSQAKVWQDHAADSVLHGRKNLLINGNFLLWQRGKSFTPTTRAYAADRWMNSVSTTMSRSTDIPDGCSGYSACLNSNGNDDVTLAQGIELPISGQGGIFSTAVKMSVQFWCKADTAGADIDFALSFKDLVGVEANAVALINDVIGTTPTEWTLISKTYTLPGLSPETSNLSMEARIVFNGPGTGDVYVAEVQLEVADFPTKFEYRHFQEELALCQRYFEKSYNIDVNPGEITISGEIHCHSASTTEVAFNFRFENRKRTVPTITVYSPNSGNPGFLYSEFNGDLACSLACIGESGAHTGAVTSAGGSLNNYIHFTAEAEL; this comes from the coding sequence ATGGCAAGTGTGATTACAACAGCGGGTGCAACGCGGATGAACGAACTGGCCGGTAATGAATCTGCCCTGGTCATTGACAGGATGGTCCTTGCGCTGATCCCTGACTTGGATACGTCTGTTGCTGACCCGGACCAACAGCTCCCGGATGCCGGCTATATTGTTCATACCTATGATATCCCGGCTGATTATAAAGGATATGTAGCTCCGGATCAGGTGGTTTATTCAATGATCCTTGGAACGGATGTGGGGGATTTTTCTTTCAACTGGATCGGGATGCTTGAGGCGGTGACAGATACGGTGATCTCTGTGACGGTTACGCCTGAGTCGTCCAAATGGGCAACGGACCTTGCCACAAATACAACCGGGAACAACATCACAAGGAATGTCATCCTGTCTTATCAGGATGCCAAAAATCTGACCGGTATAACCGTTGCAGCTGAGACATGGCAGTTTGATTATCAGGCTGAACTAAACAATCATATCACTGGTATAATTGACCCGACACAGGAAGGGGTTGACCCGCTGCATGTAACGAATTCCCAGGCTAAGGTTTGGCAGGACCATGCTGCCGACAGCGTTCTGCATGGAAGAAAAAATTTGTTGATTAACGGTAATTTTTTACTATGGCAGCGCGGCAAGTCTTTTACACCAACAACCAGGGCATACGCTGCCGACAGGTGGATGAATTCGGTTTCCACGACAATGTCAAGAAGTACTGATATACCTGACGGTTGCTCAGGATACAGCGCCTGCTTAAACTCAAACGGAAACGATGATGTGACCTTGGCACAGGGCATTGAGTTACCTATATCCGGCCAAGGAGGAATTTTTTCAACTGCCGTGAAAATGTCGGTGCAATTCTGGTGTAAAGCCGACACAGCCGGAGCGGACATAGACTTTGCACTGAGTTTCAAGGATTTAGTAGGCGTTGAGGCAAACGCAGTTGCGTTAATAAATGATGTAATCGGCACAACACCCACCGAGTGGACACTGATATCCAAGACATACACACTGCCGGGCCTTTCTCCGGAAACAAGCAACCTTAGCATGGAAGCAAGGATTGTATTCAATGGTCCTGGCACTGGTGATGTATATGTCGCAGAGGTACAGCTTGAGGTCGCAGATTTCCCAACAAAATTTGAATATAGGCATTTCCAGGAGGAATTAGCGTTATGTCAAAGATATTTTGAAAAAAGTTATAATATTGATGTAAACCCAGGTGAAATTACCATATCAGGTGAAATCCATTGCCACTCAGCCTCAACAACTGAGGTCGCGTTTAATTTTAGATTCGAAAATAGAAAACGGACAGTACCAACAATTACCGTATATTCACCAAACTCTGGTAATCCAGGTTTCTTATATAGCGAGTTTAATGGTGATCTGGCTTGCAGTTTAGCGTGTATAGGTGAGAGCGGAGCGCATACAGGCGCCGTCACATCAGCCGGAGGCTCTTTGAATAATTACATCCACTTCACGGCAGAAGCTGAATTATAA
- a CDS encoding DUF4376 domain-containing protein, whose product MIISAKYFNSEKSVVIITYDTGLIINVPVDMNNFHYQELNRWVKNGGEIEDFESYLIHRQKYAKFTRDEAEDSNIVVLGVEWQVDEKSRDRMNRVIATSARDNAPNTETVTWILADDSERETTVGDLCQVLDAHAYRTQAIFSQYRAWLAGDMSSYFEYVEPE is encoded by the coding sequence ATGATTATAAGTGCGAAATATTTTAATTCTGAGAAATCTGTTGTCATCATTACTTATGATACAGGACTAATAATTAATGTGCCTGTTGATATGAATAATTTCCACTACCAAGAATTAAACAGATGGGTGAAGAATGGGGGCGAAATTGAGGATTTTGAGTCTTACCTGATACATAGGCAAAAATATGCTAAATTTACTCGTGATGAAGCAGAAGACTCTAACATTGTTGTTCTTGGTGTTGAATGGCAGGTAGACGAAAAATCCAGAGACCGCATGAACCGGGTTATAGCAACATCTGCCAGAGACAACGCACCAAACACTGAAACAGTGACCTGGATACTCGCGGACGATTCAGAGCGAGAGACAACAGTCGGAGATCTTTGTCAGGTTTTGGATGCACATGCTTACCGGACACAGGCTATATTTAGTCAGTATCGAGCATGGCTTGCCGGCGATATGTCTTCATATTTTGAGTACGTCGAACCGGAGTAA